A genomic region of Mugil cephalus isolate CIBA_MC_2020 chromosome 5, CIBA_Mcephalus_1.1, whole genome shotgun sequence contains the following coding sequences:
- the klb gene encoding beta-klotho, whose translation MLGHPSLSLLVLLACCWTEAACSLGEGRNIWLQPKPNPIIKDQAFLQDTFPSGFLWGSGTSAFQTEGAWDQDGRGSSIWDNFTNSPVRVASDSYNCWEEDVKALEYLGARSYSFSLSWPRLFPDGNPRNPPNAAAVDHYKKLIERLLEKKIEPIVTLYHWDLPQVLQEQYGGWRNDTLVGLFGEYAQFCFRTFGSHVRFWLTMHNPYLMAVLGYGTGVHAPGEKGGLSASLIVAHNLIRAHVKAWHTYNTHYRTTQRGKVSIVLGSHWVEPQRGQATDAKVELCQQSLEAVLGWFANPIFGDGDYPVSLKIKYGALLPAFTPEEKLWVQGTADFFALSFGPNILRLGRNLIHNGQNVTPDLRRILGWIKLEYGNPVVLVAEGGWYSEALGREDTVAMYLMKSFINQVLQAIKLDDVQVFGYLAWSLVDGFEWNYRDSVRRGLFYVDFSQPNGTRTPKTTAEYYRQVVADGGFPKDETSREVEGHFPCTFHWGIADSTLQVHYYPFSPQFTDPHLYSWNLTGDGSLRPVPGVKLHTRRAQCTDYLAIRSHLRMFASTGASHYRFALNWSLILPEGDRSNVNREALRYYRCVLTELKKLDLEAMVIMYYPTNKGPNLGLPVPLHASGGWLNYSTVAAFQEYAELCYRELGTWVRHWITINEPNRLVDVYPSGKDKHQAAHNLLLAHAKAWRLYERDHYSQQQAMVSLALHADWVKPANPFLESHTLAAERFLLFELGRFLDPLLGTKYEEKARKGDYPQEVKAYLEERARVKGLPESPLPSFTEAEREELSGALSFIALNHFTTRLVSPYPHPQTGFQQSSAPDHGCLTLSDPTWPSSSLGQAIVPWGLRKMLSWVSQRYGGDLPILVTGSGIDDQAPDEDKLRQHYLRSYLQEALKASHVDGVNLQGFYVWRLQDRHVPQFGLFTSTQHKSTAKASIGVYREIISHNGFPKNETTQPCKFSEMRESCLACTWIFKNKALLVFGGCLLITAVMLAALAIFVIISKRNQAQGRGRGKSRMKRRRRRDGPSVCFCTPVVKC comes from the exons ATGTTGGGCCATCCTTCACTCTCCCTCCTGGTGTTGCTGGCGTGTTGTTGGACCGAGGCAGCTTGTTCTCTCGGAGAGGGCAGGAATATATGGCTGCAACCAAAGCCGAACCCGATCATCAAAGACCAAGCTTTCCTTCAGGACACCTTCCCTTCTGGGTTCCTCTGGGGCTCGGGGACTTCTGCTTTCCAGACGGAAGGAGCCTGGGACCAGGATGGGAGAGGCTCGTCCATTTGGGACAATTTCACCAACTCTCCAGTCAGGGTGGCAAGTGACAGCTACAACTGCTGGGAGGAAGACGTCAAGGCACTGGAATATCTAGGTGCAAGATCGtactctttctctctttcctggCCCAGGCTCTTTCCTGATGGGAATCCTAGAAATCCGCCCAACGCAGCTGCCGTGGATCATTACAAGAAGCTCATAGAGAGGCTtctggaaaagaaaatagaGCCCATTGTCACTCTCTATCACTGGGACCTGCCACAGGTGCTGCAAGAGCAATATGGAGGCTGGAGAAATGACACGCTGGTTGGACTTTTTGGGGAGTACGCTCAGTTTTGCTTCCGCACATTCGGGAGTCACGTCAGGTTCTGGCTCACGATGCATAATCCCTACCTGATGGCTGTGCTGGGGTACGGGACAGGTGTGCACGCTCCGGGAGAGAAAGGAGGTCTTTCTGCCTCCCTTATTGTGGCTCACAACCTGATCAGG GCACACGTCAAAGCATGGCACACCTACAACACCCACTACCGGACAACTCAGAGGGGGAAAGTGTCCATTGTTTTGGGTTCCCACTGGGTTGAGCCTCAAAGGGGCCAAGCTACAGATGCCAAAGTTGAGCTTTGTCAGCAGTCACTAGAGGCGGTCCTTGGCTGGTTTGCCAACCCCATCTTTGGGGATGGTGACTACCCGGTCTCTTTAAAGATTAAATATGGCGCCCTGCTGCCCGCATTCACCCCTGAGGAGAAGCTCTGGGTGCAGGGAACAGCTGATTTTTTTGCTCTGTCGTTTGGGCCTAACATCCTCCGTCTTGGCCGCAACCTGATCCACAACGGCCAGAATGTGACCCCGGACCTGAGGCGTATTCTGGGCTGGATAAAGCTGGAGTATGGGAACCCTGTGGTGCTAGTGGCTGAGGGAGGCTGGTACTCTGAAGCTCTGGGAAGGGAAGACACAGTGGCCATGTATCTAATGAAGAGTTTCATCAATCAAGTATTGCAAG CTATCAAGCTTGATGATGTGCAGGTGTTTGGCTACTTAGCCTGGTCATTGGTGGACGGATTTGAATGGAATTATCGGGACTCTGTTAGACGAGGCCTCTTCTACGTTGACTTCAGCCAACCAAATGGAACCAGGACACCCAAGACCACAGCTGAGTACTACAGACAAGTTGTCGCTGACGGTGGTTTCCCGAAAGATGAAACCTCCAGAGAGGTCGAAGGCCATTTTCCCTGCACATTTCACTGGGGCATTGCTGACTCCACCTTGCAG gtcCACTACTACCCTTTCTCCCCCCAGTTTACTGACCCTCACCTGTACAGCTGGAACCTGACAGGAGACGGATCATTGCGTCCAGTCCCAGGGGTGAAGCTCCACACCCGACGAGCCCAGTGCACTGACTATCTGGCTATCCGTAGTCACCTTCGCATGTTTGCATCCACCGGGGCATCTCACTACCGCTTCGCTCTAAACTGGTCTCTGATTTTACCTGAAGGAGATCGCTCTAATGTGAACAGAGAAGCACTGAG GTACTACCGCTGTGTCCTGACAGAGCTCAAGAAGCTGGACCTGGAGGCCATGGTTATTATGTACTATCCAACAAACAAAGGTCCCAATCTGGGCTTGCCTGTGCCATTACATGCCTCTGGGGGCTGGCTCAACTACAGTACAGTGGCAGCTTTTCAAGAATATGCAGAACTTTGCTACCGGGAGCTGGGTACCTGGGTTCGGCACTGGATAACGATAAATGAGCCAAACAGACTGGTAGATGTTTATCCCAGTGGGAAAGATAAACATCAAGCAGCCCACAACCTTCTTCTGGCTCATGCAAAAGCCTGGAGGTTATATGAGAGGGATCATTACAGCCAACAGCAAGCGATGGTGTCCCTCGCTCTACATGCCGACTGGGTCAAACCTGCCAACCCCTTCTTGGAATCACATACGTTGGCAGCTGAAAGATTTCTTCTGTTTGAACTTGGTCGTTTTTTAGACCCGCTGCTGGGGACTAAATACGAGGAGAAGGCGAGAAAGGGCGACTACCCACAAGAAGTGAAGGCGTACCTGGAGGAGAGAGCTCGAGTAAAAGGACTTCCTGAGTCCCCTCTTCCTAGTTTTACAGAAgctgagagggaggagctgagTGGGGCTTTGAGCTTTATTGCACTCAATCATTTCACCACCCGCTTGGTCTCCCCGTATCCCCACCCACAGACTGGTTTTCAGCAGAGTTCGGCCCCTGATCATGGCTGTTTGACTCTTTCTGATCCCACCTGGCCGTCCTCCAGTCTGGGGCAGGCCATTGTCCCCTGGGGTCTACGGAAGATGCTGAGCTGGGTGAGCCAGAGATATGGAGGGGATCTGCCTATCCTAGTCACTGGCAGCGGGATCGATGATCAAGCCCCTGATGAGGACAAACTTAGGCAACACTACCTCAGGAGTTACCTGCAAGAGGCTCTTAAAG ctAGCCACGTCGATGGAGTCAACCTCCAGGGCTTCTACGTGTGGAGGCTCCAGGATCGACACGTTCCCCAGTTCGGCCTCTTCACCTCAACCCAACACAAATCCACAGCCAAAGCCTCGATTGGCGTTTACAGGGAAATCATCTCTCACAACGGTTTCCCTAAAAATGAGACAACGCAGCCCTGCAAGTTCAGTGAGATGCGTGAATCATGTCTTGCATGTACGTGGATATTCAAGAACAAAGCGCTGCTGGTTTTTGGAGGTTGCCTCCTGATAACAGCCGTGATGCTGGCAGCACTGGCCATCTTTGTCATCATCTCCAAGAGAAACCAAGCACAAGGCAGAGGTAGGGGGAAAAgcagaatgaagaggaggagaagacgggATGGACCATCGGTGTGTTTCTGTACACCTGTTGTTAAGTGCTGA
- the tlr1 gene encoding toll-like receptor 1, which yields MRLTTAVLWAAALLMGLSPKRSASSPDSIVDLSSKNLSSVPGDLPQTAEAVDLSRNQIHRLHNGDFRNTALLTFLNMSWNSLEEIDPDTFLDTPLLSHLDLSHNRLMNLSGQGYLLHTGNLLVLNLAHNEFLTMTLGSEFSSLVKLESLTVGAKCINVSDFVNIASVELHTLTLSIEDELAYENGSVRDVRAQRLQIAFSSTQIMNHDLIDDALSVFAEVELMHLKGGYKTLTKQLIERSEIHTSYLHLTHIVIVWDELTQFVNAVLRTSISHLTASDVTINNPPTRDTPVTKTSKMISFTASGAKVTSFFFSQECLYNFFINLPVMNVAIVKSPIIHMTCPKSQSPVLQLDFSYCALSDTIFTGVEREKIVECENLGNLRKLILVGNNLKNLQLLSKRVGYMTSLQSLDLSVNSIVYDGLLDCVWPQSITSMNLSSNDLTHSVFECLPKGVETLDLQNNQISLVPESIFKLENLTSLNLNANRLRDLPGCNSFPILNKLLLKANSLHAPSVHRLKSCSSLKTLDVSDNPFTCTCSLRSFIRLGIESENQQSQTGIELLSWPLGYFCIYPEDVRNSSLKDIWFPEISCNVGLLAAAILVPAVVLIISIAILCHHLDVPWYMRMIWQWTRAKHRARMRHVRPEDLVGVEFHAFVSYSQHNADWVHNSLLPNLEGPAGGLRICHHEKHFVPGRTIIENIMSCVEKSRRSVFVLSAHFVQSEWCHYELYFASHQRLSRGSDSIVLVLLEPLPQYLIPSKYYQLKSMMKRHTYLEWPQDRAKHRLFWANLRAALQGNLPNAPAAQIQE from the coding sequence ATGAGACTCACCACTGCTGTCCTCTGGGCAGCTGCCCTATTGATGGGGCTCAGTCCAAAGAGGAGCGCTTCGTCCCCCGACAGCATCGTCGACCTTTCATCCAAAAACCTCTCCTCCGTCCCAGGAGACCTGCCGCAGACGGCTGAGGCTGTCGACCTTTCACGCAACCAGATACACCGCCTTCACAACGGAGACTTTAGAAACACCGCCCTCCTCACCTTCCTGAACATGTCGTGGAACAGTTTGGAGGAGATCGACCCGGACACTTTTCTCGACACGCCGCTCCTGAGTCACCTGGACCTGTCACACAACAGGCTGATGAACCTGTCAGGTCAGGGATACCTGCTCCACACGGGGAACCTCCTGGTGCTGAACCTGGCACATAACGAGTTCCTCACTATGACGCTGGGGAGTGAGTTCTCTTCCCTGGTTAAGCTGGAGAGCTTAACAGTTGGGGCGAAATGCATCAACGTGAGTGACTTCGTGAACATCGCTAGTGTGGAGCTGCACACTCTGACCCTTTCCATCGAGGATGAGCTCGCTTATGAAAACGGCAGCGTGAGGGATGTTCGTGCCCAGAGGCTGCAGATAGCTTTCAGTAGCACTCAAATAATGAATCATGATCTGATCGATGACGCCCTGTCAGTCTTTGCTGAAGTGGAGTTGATGCATTTGAAAGGCGGCTACAAAACCCTAACTAAGCAGTTGATTGAGAGATCAGAAATCCACACTTCGTATCTTCATCTCACACACATCGTCATTGTCTGGGATGAGTTGACTCAGTTTGTGAATGCGGTTCTGCGCACATCCATCTCCCACCTGACGGCCTCTGATGTGACCATTAACAATCCGCCTACTCGTGACACCCCTGTGACCAAAACGTCAAAAATGATCTCCTTCACAGCCAGCGGGGCAAAGGTGacatctttcttcttttcccagGAGTGTCTGTACAACTTTTTTATCAACCTGCCCGTGATGAATGTGGCAATCGTGAAGAGTCCGATCATACACATGACATGTCCAAAGTCGCAGAGTCCTGTCCTGCAGCTGGACTTCTCCTACTGTGCTCTGTCAGACACCATCTTCACCGGAGTGGAGCGTGAGAAGATTGTTGAATGTGAGAATCTGGGCAACTTGAGGAAGCTGATTCTTGTGGGCAACAATCTTAAGAACCTGCAGCTACTCAGCAAACGCGTGGGGTACATGACATCCCTGCAATCCCTGGACCTCAGCGTCAACTCAATAGTTTACGACGGTTTGTTGGATTGCGTCTGGCCACAAAGCATTACCAGTATGAATCTGTCTTCTAATGATCTGACGCACTCAGTTTTTGAATGCCTACCCAAAGGAGTCGAGACGCTGGACCTCCAGAACAACCAGATCTCTCTTGTACCTGAATCCATCTTTAAGCTGGAAAACCTGACATCCCTGAATCTAAATGCTAACAGGCTGCGTGACCTGCCAGGGTGTAATTCTTTCCCCATTCTGAACAAGCTCCTCCTCAAGGCAAATTCCCTCCACGCTCCATCTGTACACAGGTTAAAAAGCTGCTCCAGTCTGAAAACCCTCGACGTCAGTGACAACCCTTTCACCTGCACGTGCTCTCTGAGAAGTTTCATAAGACTTGGAATTGAGTCTGAAAACCAACAAAGTCAAACGGGGATAGAGCTGTTGAGCTGGCCACTGGGCTATTTCTGCATCTACCCAGAGGACGTTAGAAACTCTTCTTTGAAAGACATCTGGTTCCCAGAAATCTCCTGCAACGTAGGCCTTCTAGCAGCCGCTATCCTGGTCCCAGCAGTGGTACTGATTATCAGTATTGCGATTTTGTGCCACCACCTTGACGTTCCCTGGTATATGCGCATGATCTGGCAGTGGACCAGAGCCAAACACCGCGCACGAATGCGCCACGTTCGACCCGAGGACCTCGTGGGTGTCGAGTTTCATGCTTTCGTCTCTTACAGCCAGCACAACGCGGACTGGGTGCACAACTCCCTCCTCCCCAACCTCGAAGGCCCTGCGGGCGGGCTCAGAATCTGCCATCACGAGAAACACTTTGTGCCGGGAAGAACGATCATCGAGAACATCATGAGCTGTGTGGAGAAGAGCCGGCGCTCCGTGTTTGTGCTCTCGGCTCACTTCGTCCAGAGCGAGTGGTGCCACTACGAGCTGTACTTCGCCAGCCACCAGCGCCTTTCCCGCGGCTCGGACAGCATCGTGCTGGTGCTGCTCGAGCCTCTGCCTCAATACCTGATCCCGTCCAAGTACTACCAGCTGAAGTCCATGATGAAACGCCACACCTATTTAGAGTGGCCCCAGGACAGGGCCAAGCACAGGTTGTTCTGGGCCAACCTAAGGGCGGCCCTACAGGGTAACCTGCCAAACGCACCTGCCGCACAGATACAGGAGTGA